One bacterium genomic region harbors:
- a CDS encoding OmpA family protein, which produces MTSFLFSYEDVSFSARTLGLGGAQTSLSDDVFSSFINPSLPARWTRSEIALSGALTSGNVFWSSTYAQPVKGLGTVGGNFFYRNFEDSTVRRIVDSDARFFLAVPIGRFLNIGAGIGAHGNVKDTSEEVSGASGRFASNAFFTLGVSLVNLKGVNLGLSFIETPVDFSGYPVSNFGASWKHHMKPTSFVSSLILAGNVEARENVKIHAGVEPWFLKDCLGIRAGFRYGSDTVSGFSPTLGLTLRTRRLEKTDFELHYGLVLNYGMDANSGALHQLSLAVLFGDARKAEKDSILAEQTERARRLREEALARERDKLRSELELIKNERSTLEKEKKDIERLRKEKLDAISRLKGIEISETDSLIRLTLFEPALAFDSMTADIPFPQGYKTLSTVAAFLANYPGKRILVEVHTDNTPIPDEMKDTFRDPKALTAVRAENIRRYLIEVENIAPSSITARGMGDTKPIGDNAVPEERARNRRTEISIFK; this is translated from the coding sequence ATGACTTCGTTTTTGTTTTCTTACGAGGATGTTTCTTTTTCAGCCCGAACGCTTGGTTTGGGCGGCGCCCAGACTTCACTCTCAGATGACGTTTTTTCATCTTTTATTAATCCAAGCCTGCCGGCACGGTGGACAAGATCAGAAATAGCACTATCCGGAGCTTTGACGTCGGGAAATGTTTTCTGGAGCTCAACTTATGCGCAGCCGGTTAAAGGATTGGGAACCGTTGGCGGAAATTTCTTTTACAGGAATTTCGAAGACTCAACTGTTCGCAGAATAGTCGATTCCGATGCGCGTTTCTTTCTTGCGGTACCCATAGGAAGATTTCTAAACATCGGAGCCGGGATTGGCGCTCACGGCAACGTAAAGGATACATCGGAAGAGGTTTCCGGTGCAAGCGGGCGTTTTGCATCTAACGCTTTTTTCACATTGGGGGTCTCGCTCGTTAACCTTAAGGGAGTGAATCTCGGACTATCTTTTATTGAGACCCCTGTTGATTTTTCCGGCTACCCTGTATCAAACTTCGGCGCGTCATGGAAGCACCACATGAAACCAACCTCTTTTGTCTCTTCCTTGATTCTGGCAGGTAATGTTGAAGCAAGAGAAAACGTAAAAATACATGCGGGAGTCGAGCCCTGGTTTTTGAAGGATTGCCTAGGTATAAGGGCAGGCTTTAGATATGGCTCCGACACAGTGTCCGGCTTTTCTCCCACTCTTGGTTTGACACTAAGAACCCGCCGGCTCGAAAAAACCGATTTTGAACTCCACTATGGTCTGGTTCTGAATTACGGTATGGATGCGAATTCCGGAGCGCTTCATCAGCTTTCTCTTGCGGTTCTATTTGGCGATGCACGCAAGGCTGAGAAGGACAGCATCCTTGCGGAGCAGACCGAGCGTGCAAGACGGCTCAGGGAGGAGGCCCTTGCCCGCGAGCGCGACAAGCTGCGTTCAGAGCTTGAGCTTATAAAGAACGAGCGCTCAACTCTTGAAAAGGAAAAAAAGGATATCGAGCGTCTCCGCAAGGAGAAACTCGACGCCATAAGCCGCTTGAAGGGCATCGAGATATCCGAAACGGACAGCCTTATCAGATTAACTCTTTTCGAACCAGCCCTCGCGTTCGATTCAATGACGGCGGATATACCATTCCCTCAGGGTTATAAGACGCTTTCCACAGTAGCTGCATTCCTTGCGAATTATCCAGGCAAAAGGATTCTAGTTGAAGTTCACACCGATAATACCCCTATTCCTGACGAGATGAAGGATACGTTCAGGGATCCGAAAGCGCTAACCGCGGTGCGAGCTGAGAATATAAGACGCTATTTGATTGAAGTCGAAAACATTGCCCCTTCCAGCATAACCGCCAGGGGGATGGGCGACACGAAGCCCATAGGCGATAATGCAGTCCCGGAAGAACGCGCGAGAAACCGACGCACGGAAATATCGATATTCAAGTAG